ATGGTCTGGTACTTCAACTGCTTGGCGGCTTTGTCGATCCACTGCTCAAGTCCGGGAATCTCGATTTCGATGGTCCGCCCGCATTCGTGGCATACGATGTGATGGTGGTGATGCTGGTCCGAGCACTCGCGGTAGAGGGCCTCGCCGTTGACGTGGATTACGTCGAGCTCGCCTTGGGAGGCCATCATCTGCACATTGCGGTAGGCGGTGGCCGTGCCGATGCGCGTGCCGCGCTCGCGCAGGATGTCGGTGATTTCCTGGGCCGTGGCGAATCGGGATAGTTCCGCCAGGACCTGGGTGATGAGGAGTCGGGGTCGCGTCACGCGCCGAGTGGTCGCGGTTTGCTCGATGCTCATGACGTTATGCCCCTTTCCGTTAACAAATGATATTCATTATCGTTATTAAAGCAAATCAGATGCCCGGCATGTTGTCACATGATTTGAATCAACTGGCAGAAATCCCGCGTTTCAACGAGGCCTGCGCGGGATTTCTGCCAGTTTTGAGCCCTATAAAGGCAGAGCCCCCGCGTACCTTTCGTTGTAACGCGGGATTTCTGCCGATATGGGGCGAGTCATGGCGCAGCGCAGTGCTTTCCATTTCGGGAGACGCGTCATTTACTGCCAGTAGAAGTAGCCGGTCGGGGCGGCTGCGGCTTTGCTGGCCGACCGGACCTGCAGTATCAGGCCTTGGCGCTCGTGGCCGGCGGAGCCGTAGGCGCCCTGCTTGATGACGGCGTCGACGGTGACCCAGTCGTGATTGTGCGGGGTGCCGGCCTTGCCGGAGCTGGCTATGAACCCGAATGGGGTCATGTCGAGAATGCAGCAGGACATGAACTGGCGGGACAGCTCGAACTCGTCCGCGTCGAACGTACGCGACTTGCTCACAAACCCGGTGACCTGCACATGGTAACCGACGTAACGCTGCGGATTATGGTCGATCTGCTCGAACCATGAGCCGAATTCGTCGTCGCTGATGGTCAGGGTCTTGTTCGCCGTGTCGAGTCCGTGCAGCTGCGAGGAGCCATCAGGCTTGTGCGAGCTGCGGGGAATGACGATAGCGCGGCCACCGGCGTACTCGTCGAAGCCGCCGCTGCCGCTGCTGGGCTGGAACGGCACGGCGATCAGCAGCGCCGGAATAATCAAGGCGATCAGGAACCGTAAAACCGAACGCTCCGTGGCATGGAACAGTCCGAGCCATGCTGCGGTCGCCAGCACGAACAGCAGTACCGCACCGATGATGAGATACGGCAGCGAACGCGGCGTGGTCAGCGTGGTGTATGATCCGCCCACCGCTGCATAGGCGATGGCCGCGCCCAGCGCCGCGAAACACAGCGCCTCCACGCGGTCGGGGAGTGTGACTTTGCGTTTCATGGCTACGCTCCCATCACCAGATGGGCGGCAATCGCGGCGAGGAAGCAGGCCGCCGCCACGGTCGCGATGAACCGGATGATGAACCGTGGCCGGCATTCCGTGGCCAGCATCAGCGTGTTCTTGAGGTCGAGCATCGGGCCGAAGACCAGGAAGGCAAGCATGGCGGAGACCGGCAGCGCGCCAATCATGCTGGCGGCGATCACCGCATCGGACGTAGAGCACAGCGAACACAGGAACGCCAGTCCCATCGCCGCCAGAATCAGTACGATGGCACCAGCGTCATCGAGCGTACTTGAACCGTTGGTCAACGACGACAATGCGGTGCGCATGATGGAGGCAATGATCGTGCCGAACAGCAGAATCGGCATCATCCGCATAAAGTCGTCATGCGTATGCCGAATGAAATGCGTGAACCGCTCCAATCCACGCCCCGTGCCCCGCCGGCGGGGCTGTCGACAAAGCCCGACTGGGGGGTGGCTCTCAGGCGAATCACCCGTCGCCCCTGCACAATCCTCGCAAACCAACGACCGCCCAATCGTCAGCGGCCTCTCACGTACCGCAGGGGAGCGGGGCGGCCACACCGCGAACGACACCCCCGCGACTATCGCCACTACCATGCCCAACCCCGCGCGGGCCGCCACCATTCCTGGTTTGTCGGTGAATGCGAACCATGTGGACCATATCGCCATCGGATTCATCACCGGCACTGCGCACAGAAACGTCACCGCACACGGCAGCGGCAGGCGTTTGCGCATCAGATTCGCGAACGTAGGCACCACCATGCAATCGCACACCGGTAGGCACAGACCGGCCACCAATGCCGCGGCCAGTCCGCCGGCCAACGATTTCGGTATGTGGCGGGCCAGAAAATCGGCGCTGACGAACGTGCTGACCGCGGCCGACGTCATCGCGCCCAGCAGCATGAACGGAATCGCCTGCAGGATAAGCCCCGCGGCACCGGTGCCGATACGCACCAGCGGAACCGGAAACCCACGCGACTCGAGCATCGCGGAAGCCGCAATCAGGAACGCCACCAGCGGCGTGCCGATAATCAGAAACAAATAGTTCGCCGAATGGTCCTGTTGCGCGGTGTTCACCTGTTCCGTGCGCTGCGTGCGAGGTTCTTTCATGCGAATATCACCTGCCATATCGCCGTCATATTAGCACCGTACGCATGATAGTGGTCGAGATAATATGCGAGTTCCCCGCATGCCGATGGTACACATCGATATGCGGGGAACTTTGCACATGGTTGCCTGGGCCGATGGCGAATCAGTGGGCCAGCATCTCGGTGGCCACTTCCTCCTTGCTCATGGACACCGGGTAATACGTGGGCCAGTTGTCCATTTCCTTGAGGGTTTCTTCCTGTCGTTGAAGTGACGTTGCACGGTGGCGGCGGTGGCAGAACCGGCCCCGGCCTTGTCCGCGTAGGCGGCGTTGACGCCCATGAGGCCGCCCGCGTTCCCGATGGTCTGGCGTTTCTTGTCAAGCTGCGCCTTTCCGCCCAACCGTCATAGCCGGCGCCGTTGAGCCACGATGTCTGCCTTGGCGAGCTTGGCCAGATCGGATGCGGTGGACTCCATAAAACGGCGGTTCGCCCCGGCAGGTGGCGGCGTACGGAAGGAAAGTGGACTTGGTGAGGAAGTACTTGTCGGCGGATCGGTCATAGAAGACCGCGGGGCCGTATTCGGGGTGGATGCCCTCTTGCATGGTTATGAACCTTTGGTTGTGTGATGTTGTGTGGTGATATGGATGAGAATGGCGTTGGACGCGCGGGTGG
This sequence is a window from Bifidobacterium breve DSM 20213 = JCM 1192. Protein-coding genes within it:
- a CDS encoding Fur family transcriptional regulator gives rise to the protein MSIEQTATTRRVTRPRLLITQVLAELSRFATAQEITDILRERGTRIGTATAYRNVQMMASQGELDVIHVNGEALYRECSDQHHHHHIVCHECGRTIEIEIPGLEQWIDKAAKQLKYQTIAHELEIFDLCPKCAAKHAIEPPLSVGTSPKDGPLTTPDDTGRRRSNK
- a CDS encoding permease → MKEPRTQRTEQVNTAQQDHSANYLFLIIGTPLVAFLIAASAMLESRGFPVPLVRIGTGAAGLILQAIPFMLLGAMTSAAVSTFVSADFLARHIPKSLAGGLAAALVAGLCLPVCDCMVVPTFANLMRKRLPLPCAVTFLCAVPVMNPMAIWSTWFAFTDKPGMVAARAGLGMVVAIVAGVSFAVWPPRSPAVRERPLTIGRSLVCEDCAGATGDSPESHPPVGLCRQPRRRGTGRGLERFTHFIRHTHDDFMRMMPILLFGTIIASIMRTALSSLTNGSSTLDDAGAIVLILAAMGLAFLCSLCSTSDAVIAASMIGALPVSAMLAFLVFGPMLDLKNTLMLATECRPRFIIRFIATVAAACFLAAIAAHLVMGA
- a CDS encoding TIGR03943 family putative permease subunit, which gives rise to MKRKVTLPDRVEALCFAALGAAIAYAAVGGSYTTLTTPRSLPYLIIGAVLLFVLATAAWLGLFHATERSVLRFLIALIIPALLIAVPFQPSSGSGGFDEYAGGRAIVIPRSSHKPDGSSQLHGLDTANKTLTISDDEFGSWFEQIDHNPQRYVGYHVQVTGFVSKSRTFDADEFELSRQFMSCCILDMTPFGFIASSGKAGTPHNHDWVTVDAVIKQGAYGSAGHERQGLILQVRSASKAAAAPTGYFYWQ
- a CDS encoding ZinT/AdcA family metal-binding protein, with protein sequence MDNWPTYYPVSMSKEEVATEMLAH